The Candidatus Poribacteria bacterium genome includes the window AGCACATCCGGTGCGACGACCTTTTGAGGGAACCCCTCCACATAATACATCAGTATATCACCAGAAATATAGACATCGGGGTGTTCTTTGAAATGTGCCTCAAGGATTTGTAAAGTCCGTATGAGCTGCCGCCTATGTTCATCACTTGCTGCCATCTGTTCTCCATCGGTATCAGGGTAATCTATATTTTTTTCTGTAGGGATATAAGGGTTTTGGTTTCTTTTCGTATCAGTATCGGTTTTCATTCGTCTATCTCCTTTGCTGTGAAGCCTCTCAAGAGGGCTGATGCAGTATCTTGAGGTGATCGCGATCGATCTGATTGCGTTAATTATAGCCGAACATAGAGACGGCAGTCAACCTTTTTTTCTTTTTCGGACCAGACTAAATCCTCTCGTCTGCTGTGCCGCGAGTTTACGCTCATGTTTCGCGCTGTCGGGGATATCAGGAGGGTAATACGGTTTTGTGTGACTATACCCTGCCATTGTCAGTTGTACTGCTTGAACAATGCAACAGAGACAAAGTAAGCACCAGAATTGCCAGTGGAGCGTTTCAGAGACGTGCAAGCTGCACAGCAAAGGCGGAGGTTTGATGCGATTTTTCAGTCCAGCTTGTAGGGTTCTCATTTCGGCGTGATATTTCCTTTGAGATTAGATGCGTAAGTTCTATATTTCATAAAACTAAACACCTGTGAAAACAGAAGAAATGACATGTTAATTAGCACAAGTCGTAAATGGTATAAGATATATTTGGCTATCCACAGAAAATATGCTATAATCTCTGTAGAAGCGATACTGCACCAGAAAGAATATCTGTCCATGTCATGATCAGGAACCCTTAACATATTCCAGACAAATGATGAAAGAAAACAGACCTGACATCACGCGACTCATTACCGTCTGCGCGCTGATCCTAATTTTTATTTTGGTGATTGGAGCCTTACGCGCACGGGAACACCCGTTTTTCCGTATCGGTGCTAACAGCAGCAAAGACCGAGAGGTTTTTCCTGACACTGTTAAACGGCGCGATGAACTCCAAAACGATCGATGGCCCAAAGGGTTTCGACTGCTTCGGTATTGGTGGACGGGTGGCGCAGCGGTCTATATTGCAGAGATGGACCGCACGGCGAGTAACCTCCGATTCGATGTTGAACTTGCCAACGATCAAATCTTAGGACGTGAAACCATCACGGATGCGACAAGACGACTCATGGAGAAGGACGTGCTACCGCTCGCAGGGGTCAACGGCAGTTTCGGCATCCGAGAGGACAACCGCGGACGCGGCGGTATGATGTTCAACCTGCATATCCAAAACGGTGAACTGGTCAGTATCTCCACACCCCTGGATAGATGGGGATATTCGCCACCATCCCCGTGGGGGGAGACGAGTTTTGGCGTAACGCCTGATGGCGAGTTTCTTTTGGATAGAGTCAAACTCAACGGTAGACTCAAGATTGCAGGCGACACGCTTCTGATCGATGCGGTTAACCAAATTTGTGATTCATCGTGTCCCTCTGTAATTTATACACCTCGTTTTGGACGCAGAACTTTAACGCGTCGATGCTACGAGTTTACGCTTAGACAAATTGAACTTCCACTGACCGGAAAATACACGAGTAGATTTGTCGTCACAGGTGTAAACCCGCGCGGCAACAGTGTCATTCCGTTTGATGGGATTGTGCTTGCGCTGGAACCGCGTTTGGCGCGAGACTGGACAGATAAAATTGTCAAAGCCACAGCGGGCACATTGGAAATCGCCCTCACACCGAAAACATGGCAGCACGTTCAGCAGGGGATTGGTGGGAACTTGCGGCTTGTCCGAGATGGTAAGGTCGAGCCTGAACTCATCGCGTTTGGTGAGTCACGCGGTGGGAGTGCCTACCGGCATCGGAATGCCGCGTCCCGTCACCCGCGCAGTGCCCTCGGATTTAACGATGAAAAGTTGTTCCTCATCGCTGTCGACGGCAGGCAGCCGGGGTACAGTATGGGAATGACGCTCTATCAGATGGGAACGTTTTTCAGCGAACTCGGCATCAAACATGCCATTAACTTCGATGGGGGCAGCTCCTCAACCTTATGGGCACTCGGAAGAGTCGCAAACAGTCCCGCGCACGGCTACGAACGCCGTATTTTCAACGTTGCGATGATCCGTGCGAAAAAATAAACACAATGAAATCTAAATATTTCCTACTTTCTATCCTGTTAATACTCGCGTGTTCAAACAGGAACACACCGCAAGCGGTCAGCGAAGATTTCATCTATAACTACTATCAGCGGGCACATCAAGCGGCAGCGTTACAACTCAGCCATGGGCTCGCGGCAGAAAAATTGGAAGACGAAATCGCTCGCGTGCGTGAAGTCCGGTCGCCAGGACAACAGATGGAGGAGATGCCGAAAATCGAATACGAACCTATTGGAAAAGAAGAGGAACCAACCCACGTCCTATTCAACTATAAGCTCACCATCACAACACGAGGCACAATAACTCACACCCGAAACGTCATTATCAACACCGAACAAATTGATGGACGCTGGAAAGTCGTCAACTTTAATGAGTATTAAGGAAAGATTAAGAACGGTTATCTTCTGGATATCTCCAAAACCTAAGGCGCGAAGTCCCAAACAACGTTTGGGACGGCTCTACGGAGATGAACATCAAACCCCCAACTCGCTTCATCGAACCCCAAGGAAAATTAAAAACATGAAAACTGGAAAAGTCGCCGTTTTTACAGAAGCGCAAACACCCATGGAATTCCGGGAATACCCGATTCCATCCGTTACGCCCGATGATCTACTCGTCCGGATCAGTATGGCGAACATCTGCGGCTCCGATCTGCATTTTTGGCGTGGACACGGACCCAAAATCGAGAGCGGTATCCCCCAAGTGCTCGGACACGAAATGATCGGCACGATCGAAGCCATGGGACGCAACATCACAATGGATAGCATGGGACAACCCTTAACCGAAGGCGACCGCATCGCCTATTCCTACTTCAAACCGTGTCAACACTGTTGGGTGTGTCTCAACGGAAAACCGGGATGTCCCAACCGCTACCGAGATTGGCTCGGGGTCTCCAGCGAACAGCCACCTCACTTTCACGGTGCTTATGGCGAGTACTACTACATGAAACCCGGGCATTGGGTGTTCAAGGTACCCGATGCACTCCCGGACGCACTCGTATCCCCCATCAACTGTGCCTTATCTGAAGTCATTTACGGACTGAACCAGATCGGCATCACACTCGGCGATACTGTGGTCATCCAGGGTGCCGGTGGACTCGGACTCTACGCCACCGCTGTAGCGAAGGAGATGGGCGCGGGAAAAATCATTGTTTTCGATCGACTCCCCGCACGTTTGGCACTTGCCCAGGCGTTCGGCGCGGACGAGACCCTCAACGTCGACGAAATTGACATGAAATCCCGGGTTGAATACGTCCTCGATCAGACACGTGGCATCGGCGCAGACCTTGTCGCTGAGTTTGTCGGGTCGCCGCGGGTCCTCGCAGAAGGCGTAGAGATGCTCCGTTGG containing:
- a CDS encoding phosphodiester glycosidase family protein gives rise to the protein MMKENRPDITRLITVCALILIFILVIGALRAREHPFFRIGANSSKDREVFPDTVKRRDELQNDRWPKGFRLLRYWWTGGAAVYIAEMDRTASNLRFDVELANDQILGRETITDATRRLMEKDVLPLAGVNGSFGIREDNRGRGGMMFNLHIQNGELVSISTPLDRWGYSPPSPWGETSFGVTPDGEFLLDRVKLNGRLKIAGDTLLIDAVNQICDSSCPSVIYTPRFGRRTLTRRCYEFTLRQIELPLTGKYTSRFVVTGVNPRGNSVIPFDGIVLALEPRLARDWTDKIVKATAGTLEIALTPKTWQHVQQGIGGNLRLVRDGKVEPELIAFGESRGGSAYRHRNAASRHPRSALGFNDEKLFLIAVDGRQPGYSMGMTLYQMGTFFSELGIKHAINFDGGSSSTLWALGRVANSPAHGYERRIFNVAMIRAKK
- a CDS encoding zinc-binding dehydrogenase, coding for MDAGKSSTLMSIKERLRTVIFWISPKPKARSPKQRLGRLYGDEHQTPNSLHRTPRKIKNMKTGKVAVFTEAQTPMEFREYPIPSVTPDDLLVRISMANICGSDLHFWRGHGPKIESGIPQVLGHEMIGTIEAMGRNITMDSMGQPLTEGDRIAYSYFKPCQHCWVCLNGKPGCPNRYRDWLGVSSEQPPHFHGAYGEYYYMKPGHWVFKVPDALPDALVSPINCALSEVIYGLNQIGITLGDTVVIQGAGGLGLYATAVAKEMGAGKIIVFDRLPARLALAQAFGADETLNVDEIDMKSRVEYVLDQTRGIGADLVAEFVGSPRVLAEGVEMLRWGGRYLWIGNINLGFPTEIDPGNIVRCSKAIRGVIVYEPWVIPRALDFLSRTRDKYPFHKIISDTFSFSDINEAFSYADSGEAIRVGLEFDTPQVR